Proteins encoded within one genomic window of Streptomyces kaniharaensis:
- a CDS encoding amino acid adenylation domain-containing protein has translation MNTSQPAIEDVLPLSPLQEGMLFHSGYDPESKHLYIAQFTVDLDGALDRARLKEAADALLRRHANLRVAFTNRRNGDPVQVVRRDMPLAWQEHDLGGLDAPAAEARTAELTEQDWALGVDSRRPPLLRFTLVRLGAARHRLLVTAHHLLLDGWSFGLLFRELFTLYGTGELPPVRPYRTYLNHLAQRDRPAAERAWRTALAGLDQPTRLAPAGQVSPGATPEDVVLHLGERQTAALTARARDCGLLLTSVIQGAWAVLLARSTGHDDVVFGCTVSGRPAELAGVDQMIGMLINTVPVRARIDGAAPLRETCQALQRQRADLVDHDHLGLTELQRLAGSPAALFDTNLVFENFPMSDYALDLPGVDLDVRIRFRDTTHFPLTLVVEPGAALGLRLSHHPELLDRERTAELGARLVRLLERWTADPDAPVSALDALTDQERGRVLADWNDTAADFPAAALPDLIEAQVARTPEATAVVFEGQHLSYRELDERAGRLASVLTGRGIGPESLVAVALPRSVDLIVALCAVLKAGAAYLPVDLGQPEARNLGIMADAAPALLLSSGWQAPGTPTLRLDAPLPAAEAVPRPALDPRHPAYAIFTSGSTGRPKGALVSHEAIVNRLEWMQRTYRLGPDDRVLQKTPCGFDVSVWEFFWPLLTGATLVVARPDGHQDPSYLAELIERESVTTAHFVPSMLDAFLGGPNASRARSLRRVISSGEALSPHTQETFFRTLPDTELHNLYGPTEAAVDVTLWACRPGPGPVPIGRPAANTRAYVLDGRLEPTAPGTAGELYLAGVQLARGYLGRPGLTAERFVACPFAPGERMYRTGDLVRWRPDGVLEYLGRTDDQVKIRGFRIELGEVQNAAAGCDGVARAAVVVREDRPGDPRLVAYVVPATGADPTPAALRRALAAALPEHMVPAVVVLDALPVTPNGKLDRRALPAPGHRTGGRTGRTAHEEVLAGLFAAVLGLPKVGVDDDFFELGGHSLLAMRLVTQVRGALGVELGVREVFNTPTVAGLAARLDGAGGARPALRPAQRPARLPLSAAQRRLWFLDRLDGPNPAYHSAVAVRLSGPIDVPALRAALADLAERHEILRTVYPEVDGEPCQRVLPAAAPELEVLDAARADAAEVAGRAFDLATAAPVRAALLTAGPAEHTLVLALHHIATDGESWGPLLGDLAAAYASRREGREPDCAPLPVQYADYTLWQRELMEGAGPEQLAYWREALSGLPEELALPADRPRPAVASPAGDAVAFDLDAALTGELEALARRHGCTLFMVLQAALAVLLSRLGAGTDIPVGTVVAGRSDEALDDLVGFFVNTLVLRTDVSGDPAFGELLHRVRESDLAAFAHQDVPFEQVVEAVNPRRSLARHPLFQVALTLRRAASTAALELAGLTADTAEVDVTEAEFDLAFQFTEGAGAAGGLRAVAKYRTELFDRDTVRTLGARLRTVLESAVSRPRARVSDLELLLPGEHARLVGDRLPAAPPRPDALEGVHLAFARQAARTPDDVALKAGPVELTYRELDERANRLAHRLTRLGVGTETPVGVLMGRSPGVVVAMLAVLKAGGAYVPLHTGHPVTRLQRILDDAGCPVLLVDEEFHRLGLGCGQTVLVSGAGADGPAGTGDSGDTAPPVRCRPDQLAYLMHTSGSTGEPKGVAVTHRDVLDLVADRGWHTGGPRRVLFHAPHAFDIADYELWVALLSGWQVVVAPEGELTVAALGALVRDERITALHLTAGLFRVVAEEHPGILATVREVLTGGDVVSPAAVRAVQAACPATAIRHLYGPTEVTLCATSHLVTSRADGPVPIGRPLDNTRVHVLDDRLRPVPPGTPGELYVAGAGVARGYHRRPAATAQRFVADPFGAPGTRMYRTGDLARRRTDGLLEFLGRADEQVKVRGFRVEPGEVESALAACPGVRQAVVTARAAGDGERRLVGYVVGAVSRSDVRARLAGLLPDYMIPAHLVVLDALPLTANGKVDYRALPEPAPSAAGGRPPRTPREEILAGLFAELLDLDAVAADAGFFDLGGHSLLATRLVSRVRTALGVELSLRDVFQAQTVAALAELAGRAEQARPPLRRTSCGQEPPLSFAQHRLWFAQQAEERSANHNVPFAYRLHGPLDPAALSAALGDLTARHDVLRTLFDEIDGEPRIRLRTAAQAPVTLECERVTEADLPAAVREATGHHFDLAQDLPLHARLFELGGDEWVLVLVVHHIATDGWSWAPLLGDLATAYAARREGRAPDFEPLPAQYTDYTLWQRELLGDEHDPNSLIRRQLDFWKKELEGAPAELALPHDRPRPAVASFAGGSVPVELDADLHARLLELARQHGCTLFMVLQAGLAVLLSRLGAGADIPIGTVVAGRSDEALDDLVGFFVNTLVLRTDVSGDPTFTDLLHRVRESDLAAYEHQDVPFERVVVDVNPERSLARHPLFQVLLQVQTEPPALPRLAALDAQSHPVEWQVSKFDLGVDLGEQRAADGSPLGLVGELTYATELFDHRTAERLAQDLAAVLRHLAAGPEQPVGAVAHLPHPAHDRPSGSTAEPDTGDGTEQRVRELYAQVLGKESVGPDDNFFALGGHSLLVTRLISRIRAELGRELKIRDLFQNPTPAMTAARLDDAPRARPALRPAKS, from the coding sequence ATGAACACCAGCCAGCCGGCGATCGAGGACGTCCTGCCGCTCTCCCCGCTGCAGGAGGGCATGCTCTTCCACTCCGGATACGACCCGGAGTCGAAGCACCTCTACATCGCGCAGTTCACGGTCGACCTGGACGGCGCGCTCGACCGGGCCCGGCTCAAGGAGGCCGCCGACGCCCTGCTGCGCCGCCACGCCAACCTCCGGGTCGCCTTCACGAACCGCAGGAACGGCGACCCCGTCCAGGTGGTCCGCCGGGACATGCCGCTGGCCTGGCAGGAGCACGACCTCGGCGGCCTCGACGCGCCGGCCGCCGAAGCCCGCACCGCCGAACTGACCGAGCAGGACTGGGCACTGGGCGTGGACAGCCGCCGCCCGCCGCTGCTGCGCTTCACCCTCGTCAGGCTCGGCGCCGCACGGCACCGGCTCCTGGTGACGGCCCACCACCTGCTCCTGGACGGCTGGTCGTTCGGGTTGCTCTTCCGCGAACTGTTCACCCTCTACGGGACCGGTGAGCTGCCGCCGGTACGGCCGTACCGCACCTACCTGAACCACCTGGCGCAGCGCGACCGCCCGGCGGCCGAGCGGGCCTGGCGCACCGCACTGGCCGGTCTCGACCAGCCCACCCGGCTCGCTCCGGCCGGCCAGGTGTCGCCCGGGGCCACCCCCGAGGACGTGGTCCTGCACCTGGGCGAGCGGCAGACGGCGGCCCTGACCGCCCGGGCCCGGGACTGCGGCCTGCTGCTCACCAGCGTGATCCAGGGCGCCTGGGCCGTCCTGCTCGCGCGCAGCACCGGCCACGACGACGTCGTGTTCGGCTGCACGGTCAGCGGCCGGCCCGCGGAACTGGCCGGGGTTGACCAGATGATCGGCATGCTCATCAACACCGTGCCGGTCCGCGCCCGGATCGACGGCGCCGCCCCGCTGCGCGAGACGTGCCAGGCGCTGCAGCGCCAGCGCGCCGACCTGGTCGACCACGACCACCTCGGACTGACCGAACTCCAGCGCCTGGCAGGCTCCCCGGCCGCCCTCTTCGACACGAACCTGGTCTTCGAGAACTTCCCGATGAGCGACTACGCGCTCGACCTGCCGGGCGTCGATCTGGACGTGCGGATCCGGTTCCGGGACACCACGCACTTCCCGCTCACCCTGGTGGTCGAGCCGGGCGCCGCCCTCGGGCTCAGGCTCAGCCACCACCCCGAACTGCTCGACCGGGAGCGGACGGCGGAGCTCGGCGCCCGGCTGGTGCGACTGCTGGAGCGGTGGACGGCCGACCCCGACGCCCCGGTCAGCGCCCTCGACGCCCTCACCGACCAGGAGCGGGGCCGCGTCCTCGCGGACTGGAACGACACCGCCGCCGACTTCCCCGCCGCAGCCCTGCCCGATCTGATCGAGGCCCAGGTCGCCCGTACCCCCGAGGCCACCGCCGTCGTCTTCGAGGGGCAGCACCTGAGCTACCGCGAGCTGGACGAACGCGCCGGCCGCCTGGCGTCCGTGCTGACCGGCCGCGGCATCGGCCCCGAGAGCCTGGTCGCGGTGGCGCTGCCGCGCTCCGTGGACCTGATCGTCGCGCTGTGCGCCGTGCTCAAGGCCGGCGCCGCGTACCTGCCCGTCGACCTCGGCCAGCCCGAGGCGCGCAACCTCGGCATCATGGCGGACGCCGCTCCGGCGCTGCTGCTGAGTTCCGGCTGGCAGGCGCCGGGGACACCGACCCTGCGCCTGGACGCCCCGCTGCCCGCGGCCGAGGCCGTTCCCCGGCCCGCCCTCGACCCCCGCCACCCCGCCTACGCCATCTTCACCTCGGGCTCCACCGGCCGCCCCAAGGGCGCCCTCGTCTCCCACGAGGCCATCGTCAACCGGCTGGAGTGGATGCAGCGCACCTACCGGCTCGGTCCCGACGACCGCGTGCTGCAGAAGACGCCGTGCGGCTTCGACGTGTCGGTGTGGGAGTTCTTCTGGCCGCTGCTGACCGGCGCCACCCTGGTGGTGGCCCGGCCCGACGGTCACCAGGACCCGTCCTACCTCGCCGAGTTGATCGAACGCGAGTCCGTCACCACCGCGCACTTCGTGCCGTCCATGCTGGACGCGTTCCTGGGCGGGCCGAACGCGTCGCGGGCCCGCTCGCTGCGCCGGGTCATCAGCAGCGGCGAAGCGCTCTCCCCCCACACCCAGGAGACGTTCTTCCGCACCCTCCCGGACACCGAGCTCCACAACCTCTACGGCCCGACCGAGGCCGCCGTCGACGTCACCCTCTGGGCCTGCCGGCCCGGCCCCGGCCCCGTCCCGATCGGACGCCCCGCCGCCAACACGCGCGCATACGTGCTCGACGGCCGGCTCGAACCGACGGCGCCCGGTACGGCCGGTGAGCTCTACCTGGCCGGCGTCCAGCTGGCACGCGGCTACCTCGGCCGGCCCGGCCTGACCGCCGAGCGATTCGTGGCCTGCCCCTTCGCACCGGGCGAGCGCATGTACCGCACCGGTGACCTGGTGCGCTGGCGCCCGGACGGCGTCCTGGAATACCTGGGACGGACCGACGACCAGGTGAAGATCCGCGGCTTCCGGATCGAGCTCGGCGAGGTGCAGAACGCCGCCGCGGGCTGCGACGGCGTCGCCCGCGCGGCCGTCGTCGTCCGCGAGGACCGGCCGGGCGATCCGCGGCTGGTCGCCTACGTGGTACCCGCCACGGGTGCCGACCCGACGCCCGCCGCGCTGCGCCGCGCCCTGGCCGCCGCGCTGCCGGAGCACATGGTGCCGGCGGTGGTCGTCCTGGACGCCCTGCCGGTGACGCCGAACGGCAAGCTGGACCGGCGGGCCCTGCCCGCACCCGGCCACCGCACGGGCGGCCGCACCGGGCGCACCGCCCACGAGGAGGTCCTGGCGGGCCTGTTCGCCGCAGTGCTGGGCCTGCCCAAGGTCGGCGTGGACGACGACTTCTTCGAACTGGGCGGCCACTCCCTGCTGGCCATGCGCCTGGTGACCCAGGTACGTGGCGCCCTCGGCGTGGAGCTGGGGGTCCGCGAGGTCTTCAACACCCCCACGGTCGCGGGCCTCGCCGCCCGCCTCGACGGCGCGGGCGGCGCCCGCCCGGCACTGCGGCCCGCGCAGCGCCCCGCCCGACTGCCGCTCTCCGCCGCCCAGCGGCGGCTGTGGTTCCTCGACCGCCTCGACGGGCCGAACCCCGCCTACCACAGCGCGGTGGCCGTCCGGCTCAGCGGCCCGATCGACGTGCCCGCGCTGCGCGCCGCGCTGGCCGACCTCGCCGAGCGGCACGAGATCCTGCGCACCGTCTACCCGGAGGTGGACGGCGAGCCGTGCCAGCGCGTGCTGCCCGCGGCCGCGCCGGAGCTGGAGGTCCTCGACGCGGCCCGGGCCGACGCCGCCGAGGTGGCGGGTCGCGCCTTCGACCTGGCCACGGCCGCCCCGGTCCGCGCCGCCCTGCTGACGGCCGGGCCGGCCGAGCACACCCTGGTCCTGGCGCTCCACCACATCGCCACCGACGGCGAGTCCTGGGGGCCGCTGCTCGGCGACCTCGCGGCGGCGTACGCGAGCCGGCGGGAGGGCCGGGAGCCGGACTGCGCACCGCTGCCGGTGCAGTACGCCGACTACACGCTCTGGCAGCGGGAACTGATGGAGGGCGCGGGGCCGGAGCAGCTCGCCTACTGGCGAGAGGCGCTGTCCGGGCTGCCCGAGGAGCTGGCGCTGCCCGCCGACCGGCCCCGGCCGGCGGTGGCGAGCCCGGCGGGCGACGCGGTCGCCTTCGACCTGGACGCCGCGCTCACCGGCGAGCTGGAGGCGCTGGCCCGCCGGCACGGCTGCACGCTGTTCATGGTGCTGCAGGCGGCGCTCGCGGTGCTGTTGTCCCGCCTCGGCGCGGGCACGGACATCCCGGTGGGAACGGTGGTCGCGGGGCGCTCGGACGAGGCGCTGGACGACCTGGTCGGCTTCTTCGTCAACACCCTGGTCCTGCGCACCGACGTCTCGGGCGACCCCGCCTTCGGCGAGCTGCTGCACCGGGTGCGGGAGAGTGACCTGGCCGCGTTCGCCCACCAGGACGTGCCCTTCGAACAGGTCGTCGAGGCGGTCAATCCGCGGCGCTCGCTGGCCCGTCACCCCCTCTTCCAGGTGGCGCTGACCCTGCGGCGCGCGGCGTCCACGGCCGCCCTGGAGCTGGCCGGGCTCACCGCCGACACCGCGGAAGTCGACGTCACCGAGGCCGAGTTCGACCTCGCGTTCCAGTTCACCGAGGGGGCCGGCGCGGCGGGCGGACTGCGCGCCGTGGCCAAGTACCGCACCGAGCTCTTCGACCGCGACACCGTCCGCACGCTCGGCGCACGGCTGCGCACGGTCCTGGAGTCGGCGGTCTCCCGGCCGCGCGCACGGGTGTCGGACCTGGAGCTGCTGCTGCCCGGGGAGCACGCCCGGCTGGTCGGGGACCGGCTGCCGGCCGCGCCGCCGCGCCCGGACGCCCTCGAGGGTGTCCACCTGGCGTTCGCCCGCCAGGCGGCGCGCACCCCTGACGACGTCGCGCTCAAGGCCGGACCGGTCGAGCTGACGTACCGCGAGCTCGACGAGCGCGCGAACCGGCTGGCACACCGGCTGACCCGGCTCGGTGTCGGCACCGAGACCCCGGTCGGCGTGCTGATGGGGCGTTCCCCCGGCGTGGTCGTGGCGATGCTGGCCGTCCTCAAGGCCGGCGGCGCGTACGTGCCGCTGCACACCGGCCACCCCGTCACGCGCCTGCAGCGGATCCTCGACGACGCCGGCTGCCCGGTCCTGCTGGTGGACGAGGAGTTCCACCGGCTGGGGCTCGGCTGCGGGCAGACCGTCCTGGTGAGCGGCGCCGGAGCCGACGGCCCGGCGGGAACCGGCGACAGCGGCGACACGGCCCCGCCGGTGCGGTGCCGCCCCGACCAGCTGGCCTACCTCATGCACACCTCGGGCTCCACCGGCGAGCCCAAGGGCGTCGCCGTCACCCACCGGGACGTCCTGGACCTGGTGGCGGACCGCGGCTGGCACACGGGCGGACCCCGGCGCGTGCTGTTCCACGCCCCGCACGCCTTCGACATCGCCGACTACGAGCTGTGGGTGGCCCTCCTGTCCGGCTGGCAGGTGGTCGTCGCCCCCGAGGGCGAGCTCACCGTCGCCGCACTCGGCGCACTGGTCCGCGACGAGCGGATCACGGCCCTCCACCTCACCGCCGGACTGTTCCGGGTGGTCGCCGAGGAGCACCCCGGCATCCTGGCCACCGTGCGCGAGGTGCTGACCGGCGGCGACGTGGTCAGCCCCGCCGCGGTACGGGCGGTACAGGCCGCCTGTCCGGCCACGGCCATCCGCCACCTGTACGGTCCGACCGAGGTGACCCTCTGCGCGACCTCCCACCTCGTCACGAGCCGCGCCGACGGCCCGGTGCCGATCGGCCGGCCGCTGGACAACACCCGCGTCCACGTGCTCGACGACCGCCTGCGCCCGGTGCCGCCCGGCACCCCCGGCGAGCTGTACGTCGCCGGAGCGGGGGTGGCGCGCGGCTACCACCGGCGCCCGGCAGCGACCGCGCAGCGGTTCGTCGCCGACCCCTTCGGCGCACCCGGGACCCGGATGTACCGCACCGGCGACCTGGCCCGCCGGCGGACGGACGGCCTGCTGGAATTCCTCGGCCGGGCCGACGAACAGGTGAAGGTCCGCGGCTTCAGGGTCGAGCCGGGCGAGGTGGAGTCGGCGCTCGCCGCCTGCCCGGGCGTACGCCAGGCCGTGGTCACCGCCAGGGCGGCCGGGGACGGCGAGAGGCGGCTGGTCGGCTACGTGGTCGGCGCGGTCTCCCGGTCCGACGTGCGCGCCCGGCTCGCCGGCCTGCTGCCGGACTACATGATCCCCGCGCACCTCGTCGTCCTGGACGCCCTGCCGCTGACCGCCAACGGCAAGGTGGACTACCGGGCCCTGCCCGAACCCGCGCCGTCCGCCGCAGGCGGCCGCCCGCCGCGCACCCCGCGGGAGGAGATCCTGGCGGGTCTCTTCGCGGAACTCCTGGACCTCGACGCCGTCGCCGCCGACGCCGGGTTCTTCGACCTGGGCGGCCACTCCCTGCTCGCGACCAGGCTGGTCAGCCGCGTCCGCACGGCCCTGGGCGTCGAACTGTCGCTGCGGGACGTCTTCCAGGCGCAGACCGTCGCCGCGCTCGCCGAGCTGGCGGGCCGCGCCGAACAGGCCCGGCCGCCACTGCGCCGCACGTCGTGCGGGCAGGAGCCCCCGCTGTCCTTCGCCCAGCACCGGCTGTGGTTCGCCCAGCAGGCCGAGGAGCGGTCCGCGAACCACAACGTCCCCTTCGCCTACCGGCTGCACGGCCCGCTCGACCCGGCCGCCCTGAGCGCGGCACTCGGCGATCTCACCGCCCGGCACGACGTGCTGCGGACGCTGTTCGACGAGATCGACGGGGAGCCCCGGATCCGGCTGCGCACCGCGGCGCAGGCACCGGTGACGCTGGAGTGCGAGCGCGTCACCGAGGCGGACCTGCCCGCGGCCGTACGCGAGGCGACGGGCCACCACTTCGACCTCGCGCAGGACCTGCCCCTGCACGCCCGGCTGTTCGAACTGGGCGGCGACGAATGGGTGCTGGTGCTGGTGGTGCACCACATCGCGACGGACGGCTGGTCATGGGCGCCCCTGCTGGGCGACCTGGCGACCGCCTACGCGGCCCGACGGGAAGGCCGCGCGCCCGACTTCGAGCCGCTCCCGGCGCAGTACACCGACTACACCCTGTGGCAACGCGAGCTGCTCGGCGACGAGCACGACCCGAACAGCCTGATCCGTCGCCAACTCGACTTCTGGAAGAAGGAGTTGGAAGGCGCCCCGGCCGAACTGGCCCTTCCCCACGACCGGCCCCGGCCGGCCGTGGCGAGCTTCGCGGGCGGCTCCGTCCCGGTGGAGCTCGACGCAGACCTCCACGCCCGCCTGCTGGAGCTGGCACGGCAGCACGGCTGCACCCTGTTCATGGTGCTCCAGGCCGGCCTCGCGGTGCTGCTGTCGCGCCTCGGCGCGGGCGCCGACATCCCCATCGGCACCGTGGTCGCGGGCCGCTCGGACGAAGCACTCGACGACCTCGTCGGCTTCTTCGTCAACACCCTCGTGCTGCGCACCGACGTCTCCGGCGACCCCACCTTCACCGACCTCCTGCACCGGGTGCGCGAGAGCGACCTCGCCGCGTACGAGCACCAGGACGTGCCCTTCGAACGGGTCGTCGTCGACGTCAACCCCGAACGGTCCCTGGCCCGCCACCCCCTCTTCCAGGTGCTGCTCCAGGTGCAGACCGAACCCCCGGCCCTGCCCCGCCTGGCGGCCCTCGACGCGCAGTCGCACCCCGTCGAGTGGCAGGTGTCGAAGTTCGACCTGGGAGTCGACCTCGGCGAACAGCGCGCGGCGGACGGCAGCCCGCTCGGCCTCGTGGGCGAACTCACCTACGCCACCGAACTGTTCGACCACCGGACCGCCGAGCGGCTGGCGCAGGACCTGGCCGCCGTGCTGCGGCACCTCGCGGCCGGCCCCGAGCAGCCGGTGGGCGCGGTCGCACACCTGCCGCACCCCGCCCACGACCGACCGTCCGGGAGCACGGCCGAACCGGACACCGGCGACGGGACCGAGCAGCGGGTCCGCGAGCTGTACGCGCAGGTGCTCGGCAAGGAGTCGGTCGGCCCCGACGACAACTTCTTCGCCCTCGGCGGCCACTCGCTGCTGGTGACCCGCCTCATCAGCCGGATCCGGGCGGAGCTGGGCCGCGAGCTGAAGATCCGCGACCTGTTCCAGAACCCCACACCGGCCATGACCGCCGCCCGGCTGGACGACGCGCCCCGGGCACGCCCCGCGCTGCGCCCCGCGAAGTCCTGA
- a CDS encoding condensation domain-containing protein produces MEIDVTTPEQILCGVLADLFAVPQVRPQDGFVRLGGDSIIAVQVVGAARRAGLAVTVRDVLTQPDVAALAATARPLAPAGPAGEDDGTGPIRPTPIMHWLRERGGPADSYYQFLVVRTPAELTEEAAHTVLQAVLDRHDMLRLHTVDGVPHTRAAGTVRAEDCLVRVRTDGAGTAGEVEREVHAARDRLSTADGVLVQAVWFDAGPHRPGRLALVVNHLVVDGISWRVLTGDLAQAWAAVTAGRAPRLDPVPTSFRRWSELLAAEAAGDRSAAELPYWSDVLRPGSDPVGRRPLDPARDHEDLAAHLALSLPAATVGPLLTSVADRLGADTNELLLTGLALALARWPVCGASLLVDLEGHGREEISVEADLSRTVGWFTTLFPTRFALDGLDASDAEHGGPTVALALRRVKEQLRAIPRKGLGYGLLRHLDPHARQVLAATDPAQLGFNYLGRFGGAGGADWQLLPEYGARLDAPGPGMPMAHAVEVNAFVLDSADGPVLHAAWAWAPGVLDEPQVRALAESWFRMLTALVAHADRPDTGAAVAADLTLSSIDQDELDELAAALDVL; encoded by the coding sequence ATGGAGATCGACGTGACAACGCCGGAGCAGATCCTGTGCGGCGTGCTGGCGGACCTGTTCGCGGTGCCGCAGGTCCGACCGCAGGACGGCTTCGTCCGGCTGGGCGGCGACAGCATCATCGCCGTCCAGGTCGTCGGCGCCGCCCGCAGGGCCGGACTGGCCGTCACCGTCCGCGACGTGCTGACCCAGCCGGACGTGGCGGCCCTGGCCGCCACCGCCCGACCGCTGGCGCCCGCCGGCCCGGCCGGCGAGGACGACGGCACCGGGCCGATCCGTCCGACGCCGATCATGCACTGGCTGCGTGAGCGCGGCGGACCGGCCGACAGCTACTACCAGTTCCTGGTGGTGCGCACCCCGGCGGAACTGACCGAGGAGGCCGCGCACACGGTGCTGCAGGCTGTCCTCGACCGGCACGACATGCTTCGGCTGCACACCGTCGACGGAGTGCCGCACACCCGGGCGGCCGGCACGGTCAGGGCCGAGGACTGTCTCGTCCGGGTCCGAACGGACGGCGCGGGAACCGCCGGGGAAGTCGAACGGGAGGTGCACGCGGCCCGGGACCGCCTGTCGACCGCGGACGGCGTGCTCGTCCAGGCCGTCTGGTTCGACGCGGGCCCGCACCGGCCCGGCCGCCTCGCCCTCGTCGTCAACCACCTGGTCGTGGACGGAATCTCCTGGCGGGTGCTGACCGGCGACCTGGCGCAGGCGTGGGCGGCGGTCACGGCCGGCCGCGCCCCGCGCCTCGATCCCGTGCCCACCTCCTTCCGCCGCTGGTCCGAACTGCTCGCGGCGGAAGCCGCCGGCGACCGGAGCGCCGCCGAACTCCCGTACTGGAGCGACGTGCTGCGGCCGGGATCCGACCCCGTCGGCCGCCGTCCGCTCGACCCGGCCCGCGACCACGAGGACCTGGCCGCACACCTCGCCCTGAGCCTTCCCGCCGCCACGGTCGGGCCGCTGCTGACGTCGGTGGCCGACCGGCTGGGCGCGGACACCAACGAGCTGCTGCTGACCGGCCTCGCACTCGCCCTGGCCCGCTGGCCGGTCTGCGGGGCGAGCCTCCTGGTGGACCTGGAGGGGCACGGCCGCGAGGAGATCTCCGTCGAGGCCGATCTCTCCCGCACGGTCGGCTGGTTCACCACCCTCTTCCCCACCCGCTTCGCGCTGGACGGGCTGGACGCATCCGACGCGGAGCACGGCGGCCCCACCGTCGCCCTCGCCCTGCGGCGGGTGAAGGAACAGCTGCGCGCGATCCCCCGCAAGGGGCTCGGCTACGGCCTGCTGCGCCATCTCGACCCGCACGCCCGCCAGGTGCTGGCCGCCACGGACCCGGCGCAGCTCGGCTTCAACTACCTCGGCCGCTTCGGCGGGGCAGGCGGCGCCGACTGGCAGCTGCTGCCTGAGTACGGTGCCCGGCTGGACGCCCCCGGCCCCGGCATGCCCATGGCGCACGCCGTCGAGGTCAACGCGTTCGTCCTCGACTCGGCCGACGGGCCCGTCCTGCACGCCGCCTGGGCCTGGGCGCCGGGCGTGCTCGACGAGCCGCAGGTGCGCGCCCTCGCCGAATCCTGGTTCCGGATGCTCACCGCCCTCGTCGCCCACGCCGACCGTCCGGACACCGGCGCCGCGGTCGCCGCCGATCTCACGCTCTCCTCGATCGACCAGGACGAGCTGGACGAACTCGCAGCCGCCCTCGACGTCCTCTGA